The Lynx canadensis isolate LIC74 chromosome A2, mLynCan4.pri.v2, whole genome shotgun sequence DNA segment CCCGGTAatcgtgctcgcttcggcagcacatatactaaaattggaacgatacagagaagattagcatggcccctgcgcaaggatgacacgcaaattcgtgaagcgttccatattttggTACCAAGCCCAGCTCCCCGCGGAGGTGGGCGACCGCTCGGATTTCCCCCTGATCCTGCgccgcccctccccgctcccgTCCCCCAGGACGCGCTCACGCGGAGCTCCGTTCCAGCCCCTGACAGCTGTGCCCCTCGCAGGAAATACTATTTCTTCCTTCTGGGAGCCGGGTGTCTCGGGGCGGTCACCTCGCGCCGCCCAGACACCTGGCAGGCAGGTGTGCACCACACCCAGGAGATGGACGGACGGGTGGCGTTCTACTCCTCCGTGACCGGGAGACTGAAATCCTTCGCTTCCTGTTTCGTCGAGTGCCCTGCACAGGGCCTGGCTAACGGCTCAAGAAATGCACACTCTTGAAATTATTGGGTTCACCCTCAAGTCACCTGTTACTtgcaaaggagggaaaaaaaattttcccagCGGAGAGGCAGGCAGATGTCCCTTTGACCTGGAGAGTAAATCCAGCCTGGCTGAGGGGAGGCTCTGTGAGTTTCTCACGTGTCCAGCAGAGGTCCCAGCCCACTGGGCTCCTGAGCATGTGAAATGTAGCAACTTGTTTTTATTAGTGTAATTTACATTGAAAAGGTCGCGTACAGTCTAGAGTTTACTGCCGTGTTCTAGAAACTCACCAAAGCCAGTGCAATTTCACCCAGCGTCCACACTGCATGGCTAGCCGCTGGACAGCCACCAGCATCCCTGGAAAGCCACGGTcgtgaaaataaaaaggaaggaaggaaggaagggagggagggagggaggaaggaaggaaggaaggaaggaaggaaggaaggaaggaaggaaggaaggaaggaaggaagggaaaagaaagaagaaatggccaaGGAAAGTTCTAGGTCTAAACCCAAGGAGATAAGAGAAGGACCAAACACCACACCCATGCTTCTGGGCACAGCCGGGAAATTAGCAGACGGGCTGGATTTCCCAGGGTGCCGTGGGCATCACCGCTGCTCCTCTGGGTGTGCTGGTGGTATCgggcaggaggctgggctggggcaggttGGGAGTTAAatggggctgcagggaggaggctCCTGAGGAGCTGACCCTCAAGTAGGAGGGAGGGCAGTGAACGAGCCAGGTGACCAGAGCATCAGCGGAGAGCACAGCcagggcaaaggccctgggaCAGGCCTGGGGCTGAACACgtgggggcccagagagggcatgCCTGGTGGAGAGTTCACCCGGCAGGGGGTGGGGTCCTGGAGGACATCTTGGCTgagggggcagtggggagccatggCAGATTTTGAGCAAGGGAGGCTCCTGACCTGAGTTAGCAGGtccccccactccctgctttGAGATGCTGCTGTTACTGCTACTGTTTTGTCACAGTATGTTCTGTCTGCATCCCGCCGGCCAGGACCGACACAGGCAACAAGACTGAAGTGATTGTTTGCCGAGAGCAAGGGGAGCCCACCCAGAAGGCGCCCACCGACCCCACAGAGGGGCCCGACCCGGGGTCCTGCCCTGACGCCCCGGGGTCCCACTCAGAGAGCTCAGGCACCGAGGGGATGGGGGGGCCCAAGAGGTGGCTGTGGGGAAAGGGCCCGGGGCCCCTGCCGCACCTGCAGCCCCCATGCCCGGCCACCGACACCCCAGGGCccgagccctcagcccagaaCCTGAAGGGGCCCCTGCAGCCCCAGGTCCTCCAGCTGTGGTCCCCGTCCCACCGGCATCACCGAGGTCCCACCCCAGAGTACCTGGAGCTCCCCTGCCCTGTGAGCCCTTCACTACTCATCCCCTGCATTCTCCCCAGGGGTGGGTCCTGGAAAACGAGGGAGTGCCAGGGAGTCAAGGGCAGAGGACAGCTGCAGGGGCCCCAGACCTCTTTGCCAGGTTCCTGATGGACGCCAACATTCCTAAGATACTGACTCGTGTTCACTCAACTACACTTATGTCAGGCTGGCTCCCTGTGGCTGCTCAGAAGCACGTACATGTTAACCTGTTGCACGCTGACAGCGAACCTGAGGGCAGTGAGGAGCTTTCCAGACGGGGACACGGACGCATGGAGAGGCCAGCTGTGATTGCCGCATAAAATCACGTGGCCAAGCGGGGagtcgggatttgaacccaggctcaAGGAATTATACAGAATTAAACAATTCCATAAACCTGAGGTGTTGAATTTTGGGGTGTCTGAGTCTGGATGTCTTGGGTTCCGGGAGGTTGAGTGCCTAGCACCCAGGTCAGCAAACTATCTTCTGCGAAGGGCCAGAAGCCAACGTTCTCAGCCTCGCGGCGGACAGAGCACTTCACTCACCGTGTGACACAACGGCAGCTGGAGACGAGTGGGCACAGCTGAGTGCCAATAAAACTTTTGTGcgacacacattttaaaattatatgattccCACGTGTTGCAGAGTACTATTCCTTTCACCACTTAAAAatgttggaggggcacctggggggctcagtcggttaagcatccgacttcagctcaggtcgtgatcccgcggtccgtgagttccagccccgcgtcgggctctgggctgccggctcggaggccagagcctgcttcagattctgtgtctccctctctctctgcccctcccctgctcacactctgtctctctccgtctcaaagataaataaacatttttaaaaaatgatggttaAGAATGTCAGAAAACATCGTTATCTCAAGGGccagaccaaaaaaataaatacataaatctggGATCTGGATTTGGCCCCCCGGGTCCAGAACAGCGCTGGCCGATAGAAATTTATAAGACCAACAGGACCCATGGTTTTAAATTCGAAGCCACATTAAAAGGACTAAAAGAGAACAGTGTTAGTAATACGTTTCACATAACTCGTTATCTtgaaaatattaccatttcaacaTGCAACGTATGTGAAAAATTCCCGAGGTGTTAATTTACACCCTTTTCCAAATCCGGGCTGGGCTTCCCTTGCCCAGCACGCCTCACTTCCCACGCTGACATAGCGTGGAAACACTCACGTGTAGCTGGGGTGTGCAAAACTTACACCTAACAGCAAAGCGCGTATGTTCCCGGGTTGTTTCAAATCTCCTCACATGTTTTCCCCAAATGGAATTTACTTCTAAGTCAGGATGAATTAAAATCTAGCACGAAGCCTCTGCTCCCTGGCGGCCGGGGGATGGGGGGCCCTGCCTCGAGCGCTCACTCGCCCCGAGAACTTGCCCGAGCGGGCACGGCGTGGACGCAGGGCTGCACACACAGGCAAGCGTCCGGTCCATCTTGTCCGTCTCAGAGCCtcccagggcagggtggggtcCCCAGAGTCACTGGAGGCTCCTGGACAAGCACCGGGGGGCTGGGCACGTTGCTGGCTGGCAGCCGCTGACCACCGCAGGCCGGGGCAGGGGCCCAGGGGAGCGGCTTGAGCCGCCTTCCCGCCGCCAGCCGCACAGGGCCCTGGGTCCCACGGATTCCCATGCCCCAGCAGGACCCGCAGGGGGGCCATCTGGCTGCCCCCCCAGGGCCCTGCCGCCCTCAGAGCGCCCCACCTCGATACCAACAATCCACATTACTCCCACACTCAGAGCTGCACCTTCCCGTTGTTGGCTCCCCGCCATGCACTGGTCCCCcctttcacagatggggaagctgagaccCAAAAGGGAAGGGACTCACCCGAGACCACCGGCTAGGACTTGAACCCTGAAGAAAGGACCTTCAGATGGAAGGAATCGGAAGGGTTGACAGATATCCAGGAAGTGGGGGCCAGGGAGGTGTGCTCCTCGGGGAAGGGGTAGGGGTGAGTCACCTCTGAGCCCTCACAGAGCCCAACCAGCTGCTTGCCACGTGTGCCAAACTCCTACTCATGCTTTTAAACCCCGTCTCCCACGTCCCCTTTTGCATGCAGCTTTCCTTGACACCTCTCGTGGGGCCTTGGCTTCCCTCCAGTTTCCTTCATCCCTCTTTCAGGCTTGTCTTTCTGTCCTGTACCTGCTcacaggggcaggggtggggtctgggcctgctcacagggggcaggggtggggtctgGGCGTGCccaagggggcaggggtggggtctgggcctgctcacagggggcaggggtggggtctgGGCCTGGCTCAGTCGTTCTAGGGACGGGCTGGACCAGAGCTAAGGTCTCCTGTGAGCCAGCATCTCCTAGCAAGGGACTGGCACAGAAGCCAGGCTGGGGAGCATTTGAGGAGTGAATAGTCGGGTGAGTGGATGAATGAGGGAGAGTGAGCTGCTGAGTAAGTGAACTCATTCATTCCGTCACCTATTTGTGAATTTATTGATCTATCGGTACAAGCGCACGCCGCCTGTCGAGAACCACGTGCGTGCCCGGCCTGGAGAACTTGGCAGCCTCAGCCGTACCCCACGACATGTCGACCTCTCGTCTCTGTCCCACTGTCTCCCCACTCCCTGTCATCCCTCGGTGGGACATTCGAGGCCCCTTGTCATTGCTCGCCTTCCCCGGCCCATCGGGTTGATCCCCACGTGCTTTCAAGCACTGACGGTCTCTGCAGGGCTTGGCACCTTTGGTTCTGCCGGGAACACTATCCCTTTTGGgctggcaaactcctactcatccatCAAAGCCCCAGCTGCAGCGGCCCCTCCTTGGAGGAGCCTGCCCTAGTCCCCTTGTCCACCACCCAGCTGTGGGAGTCCCAGGACCCGGATGGACCGGGAGGCGCCTCAGTGTGACAGAGAGGGGTCCTCGTCCGTCCTCCAAGGTGCCAGAGTCCCACCCaacagtgcccccccccccttcgcgTCCTCGCGCAGAGGGGCAAACTTAGACGCAGGAAGGGTGCCGGCGCCGCCTGGGGTCTTccagcagggagagggcaggggggccTCGTCTGGGCCGTCcggagcccctgcccctccccgcgtCCGCTTCCCGGCGGCTCGGACGGGACGAGGGGGCCCCTCCAGCCCCGGGGACGGGGCGCCccgccggggcgggggcggggcgggggtcggGGGCGGCGAGGGGCTCAGGAAGTCGGGCCGCAGGAATCCGACGCGGCCCGGCCTTATAAGGACAAGCGCGCGGGGGCCAATCAGCGGCGGGGGCGTGGCGCCGGGCCCCGCGCGTCCCCCGCCGCCCCGCGGGCTCGTCCCGTCCCGTCCCGGCCCGGCCCGTCCCGCCGCCAGCCATGAGCTCCACGCAGTTCAACAAGGGGCCCTCGTACGGGCTCTCTGCCGAGGTCAAAAACCGGGTGAGTGAGGGCGCGCCCTCCGCGCCCGCCGGGCTCCCCAACGTGGGGCGGGCAGCGAGCGCCCAGACCCGGGAGGAGGGTGGCCCTCCGACCCCCTACCGCCCGGGGTCCCCGGGGGCACCCTCCCGAGCCCCCCTCCCGGCCCCAAGTGTGGGGGAGCCGTCTGGCATCCCCCCGCATCTAGGAGTGCTTGGGTCTAACCCCTTCCCCTAGCGCTCCCCCACCTgaacccctccctcactctcagccCCACGGCCCTTCCCGCGTTTCCAGGCCCGAGAATGCCCCGAGGGGACCCCAGCAGCCCCCTCCTCATTCCCCGGCCACACGGACTTCAggcggggaaggggaagggagccGGGCCAGTCCGCTGTTGTTTTCCAAGGGTGTGGCCCCCCCTCAGGAATTTCCCCACCTCTaacacctggggtgggggggcaggaccAAGGGGGAAGTTggacctggtggggggggggtgcccctGCTCAGCTGCTTCTTGCCGACTTCCCTTTGTCCCCATCTGGCAAAGTTAAGGTGGTGGCAAAGGCGTGTTCAGGATGCTGGGGGTCCTGAGACCCGGGATGGGGCCTGGGGGAGACACTGTTTGGGAAAGCACTTGTTGGCTGGCTCAGAGAGCAGCAGACACTTCCCGAGGGTCACACAGCGGGTCCAGCCTACGGAACGGAGAGCAGCGGGTGATCCCTGACCCAGGGAGATGGTCCTGGCCCGGGCCAGTCACTCTGGGCCCTTCCAGCAGGAGGGGAGCTTGTCCCTCCCACCGGGCACCTGGGAATGTGGCCCCACAGCCCGCAGCCCCCGGGAGCCTGCCTGGGCGTGTGGAAGGCATAGCCTTGCCAGCCAGGGACCGGCACCTGTCCCACTGGCAGCCCGGGGATCGCGGACAGGAGGGGGACCGCGAGGGCCTCCTGGGCTCCGAGGAGCTGGCCTCGGCCCCTCGGACAGAGGGAGGCTGAGCCTTGGGGAACTAAGGCGCAGTGAGCAGGCTAAGGCTCCCGAGCCTTCCTGAAACGCGTTCTCCACTCCAGCAATCGCTGGATGGGGTGACCGTTTACACCGCCCGTGCTGGTGCCGGTGAGTGGCCCACTCAGCCCCAAGGGAGGTTAAGAGCCGGGTCTGTGTGTGGGGCTCCCAAGAGATGTCACACGGCCTGCGAGCGGCAGagtcagggctggaacccagacCTGCTGCACCCAGTGCCTGATGGCCACCCCCCTGCGTCTCCCGGGGCGGCAGGAAGTGGGTGAGGGCGTGGCGCCCGGCCCGTGCGCCCAGGCAGTTTCCGCAGACGGAAGGGGCAGGTGGAGACCTGCTGTGTCTGGGATGAGGTCAGAAGGCGCCCGGTGACCAGCGCTCGGCTTGCAGGTCTGGAGAATGGGCAGGGCAGTGACTAGCTTGCCAGGGTCACTGGGGCCGCACCGGAAGGGGAAACCAGCTTCCTGTGGCTTCAGATCCACACCGCGTCCACTTTACCGGCTACTTAAGAGGAGGTTAAGACCTCTGGACACCTCTGCCTGGCCccccgtgcctcagtttacccctgGCTGGATGGCATGAAGGCAGGCTGATGTCCAGCGTCCCTCTGAGCAGTCACTCAATTTCCGGCCGGCTGGGGGGGTCTAGACCTCTGGGAACAGCTGGTCCCGATTTAGCAGGGAGGCAGCGGCTGCATTCCTGGCAGTTTGCGGTGAGGAGGAATGTGCTGAAGGCCGCTGtccagcggggggaggggggaggcggcgGCCGCGGGTGGGGCCGGCCGGGCGCCTCTGCCCAGGACCGCCGCCCCCAGGAGCCACCAGGGGCCAGCCTCGCAGGCACGCGCGGTGTCCGGACCAGCTGGCCTGTCTCAGGCTCAGCTTCTCCTTCTCAGGGCAGGGCCGCGGGGCTGTGGGAGccaggagatgggggggggggggggccaggagGATCGGGTTAGCGGGCCAGCCTCCCCGCCTTTGTCTCTGCTGTGCTCTGGTCAGCTCAGCCCTGATCCCATGTCGTGAGGTTTCTATGCAGGAACCAAGAAGTGGGGCCCAGTTCAGGAGGCCCTGACGCAGACAATTCTgcacagctggggaaactgaggcacagggtgaGAACTGTGTCCATGCTCATAAGGGAGTTGGGAGCAGAGGTGAGAGTAGAAGTGGGGTCTGCAGAGGGTGGCTCTGGGGTCCTGGTCCCCCGGTAGGGGTGggaggacaggaagggagagCGTCCAGGGCAGGGATCTGTGTGGGCAAATGTGTGCCGGCATCTCAGCAGCCGCCCTGGGGCTGTCTGTGTCTGCCCACACACTGGCTTGGGTCCCCTTGGGTCCCCCTGACTTGCTGTGGCTTCTCTGGGCCCCAGCTATCCTGGCTTTCTTGGCCTTGGGTGCCCCGAGGGaaacatggtgtgtgtgtgtgtgtgtgtgtgtgtgtgtgtgtgtgtgtgtgtgagagagagagagagagagagagagagagagacagagagagagagagagagagagcgctggtGGGTAATGGGTGTGCGCTGATGGGAGACCGTGAACATTTTTGTCCATTTACCCAGGGTCTGTGGAGACAGCACTGAGCTGGGCAGCAGCGTTTGAGGGGTAGATCATAAGCAAGGAGGTATATCATATAAAGGTAAAAGCTAGAAGGAAAATAAGGCAGAGTGGGGCAAAGAAGGCATGAGGAGGGCTTTCCTAGCCAGGGTACTCAGGGAAACCCTCTCCAAGGAGGTAACCTTTAAGCTGGATCGGTGACTAGATTGAAGGGAGGGACCCAGCCATGCAAACATCTGAGCCAAAAGTGACAGCTTGTGCAAGGGTCCTGAGGCAGTAAGTGGTATGGTCAGTGTAAGGAGcagagaaagttttagtggttcCTCAGTAAGTTTAACCTAGGGTTACCATGTGACCCGGCAATTTCAGTCCTAGAGACACATCCAAAAGAATCGTATGTGAATATTCATGGCAGTGTCCTTCACTGTAGtcaaaggtggaagcaacccaaatgtccgtcCATGgatgatgaatgggtaaatacaACGGGTCCATCCACACACTGAAACGTTACTCAGCGTAAACAGGAGTGAGGCGCCCACACCCACCGCCCTGCGGGCGGACCCTGAACACAcgacgctcagggagggaacccGACACGAGAGGCCACACGGGGTGTGAGTCCGCGtgtgtgaaatgtccagaacaggctcGTCCACGGGCAGGAAGGGGCTCGtgggggccagggggtgggggggggtgactgCTATTGGGgacagggtttcttttggagacatggaatgttctggaattagactaTGGCGGTGGTTGCGCAATGTTGTATGTTAAAAACTACTGAtggtttactgttttttttcGAGAGCATGCTCACGagccagggagaaagagagacaatgttaagcaggctccacactcagcgcagaggctaattcagggcttgatctcacgaccccgggatcatgacctgagctgaaatcaagagttggatgctcaaccgagccacccaggcgtccctgagcCGTTCACTTAAACACggttaagatgataaatgttATGTTATTGTTATCTCACCACAATTTAAAAACCGCAACAGAGGGGCgtctggccggctcagtcagtagagcatgtgactcttgaccttggggtcgtgagttccagcccacgttgggtgtagagattacttgcaaaaaaggttttttttaataaataaaataggggcgcctgggtggctcagtcaggtaagcggcggacttgggctcaggttatgatctcatggactgtgggttcgagccccgcgttgggctctgtgctgacagctcggagcctggagctgcttcggattctgtgtgtgtgtgtgtgtgtgtgtgtgtgtgtgtgtctctctctctctctctctctctctcaaaaataagcattaaaacaataaatagacAGACAACAGACAAGAGCGGGGTTCTCCAGTGCGGGGAGAGCAGGGCGCCGCCAGGGCGTGGGGGCGGGACCAGAAGGAGCCGAGAGCAGGTGTTTGTCGCCAGAGGTGGGGGCGTGTCTGAGCCTGCGAAGGGGGAGCGGCCCCGCCCTCCCGGAGCTCCCCAGCTGACCGCACCCCGTGTCCTCTGCTCACCCAGCTCCTGTCCAAATATGACCCCCAGAAGGAGGCCGAGCTCCGTAGCTGGATCGAGGGACTCACCGGCCTCTCGATTGGGCCCGACTTCCAGAAGGGTCTCAAGGACGGCGTTGTCTTGTGCACGTGAGTGCGGTGTGGGCAGGTGCCGGTGTGCGCTTCGAGGTCACACGGTCCCAGGGCTGGCTTTCCCCGCAGCGCAGCGGGTCTCGGGTCCCGCTTGTCTTTCGCCTTCTCGCGTGGCCGCTTCGGGGCGGCTCTCTGGCGGCCAACGTTCTCACCTCACACCCGCCCTCTGGTGGGAGCCTCCGCGTTCCTGGGCCCTTCCTCCCTGCGTCCTGCTCGGGTGGCTTCGGACATCCCTGGGCGTGCAGGTCCGCAGACTCGCCCCCCACGACAGTGGTTGCCACACTCTGGCCCTCTGCTCCCTTGCGGGTGAAGATTACATCGCAGGCGGGGAAACTGAGGGAGGCCTGGAGTGAGGTTGCTTGGGAAGGCAAGAGTGTGGCAAGAGTACAATTCGTTTCTCGGGTCTCTGAGGCTCCCCTGCGCTAACGGAGGgtcctgtcccccctccccagactcATGAATAAGCTTCagccgggctctgtgcccaaGATCAACCGCTCCATGCAGAACTGGCACCAGGTGAGGCGCCCGCGGGCGGCAGGAGGGGGCAGCTGACCCACCACGTGTGGCGGGCGGGTGGGCGGGCCGGGTGGCCTCACGCTCCTTCTCCCGCCTCCTCCCAGCTGGAAAACCTCTCGAACTTCATCAAGGCCATGGTCAGCTACGGCATGAACCCTGTGGACCTGTTCGAGGCCAACGACCTGTTCGAGAGCGGGAACATGACCCAGGTGCAGGTGTCCCTTCTGGCCCTGGCCGGGAAGGTGAGGCCCAGAGACGGCACCAGGCACCTCGGACTGCGTGCTGGACAAGGCAGGCACGGTCCACCCAGTCGTGGACTCACGGTCTCAAGGGAGGAGACGAGGAACaaatcttttacttaaaaaataaaaaaccaagctTTATATttgagagcagttttaggttcgcAGCAAAGTTGAGAGGAAGGTGCTGAGATTTGCCGCGTGCCTCCCGGCCCCGCGCGCACGGCTGCCCCATTGGGTGGCACTGTGTCCCTCAGGGGACATTTGTCACAATCCGTGAAGCTCCGTGGACACACCATTGTCAGCCAGAGTTCATCCCCGAGTCACTCTGGATAGATTAGAAATACGTTACATGTTGTGGGAAACACCCTGAACACAGGAGGATGCGGCCAGTGTGTGGGGTCTAGTGACCAGGGAGGAGCGAGGGGCAGGTGTCCCTGCCCGGCGAGCTGCTGGCGGGTCGGGTAGGAGGGGTTGGCAGTGAGgatgcccccccgccccccgagtcCTTGTCCTGAGCTGTCAGACCGCTGGTGGCTGAGGCGCTGGGTGGCTGGTGGGTGGGGCGGGTGGGAGCCcgtccccctgcctcccccagagtTGCACAGTCTGGGCCCGGTGCAAGGGTCTctgctgccccccaccctttTGATGCTCCCAACACCCCTCTCCTCCAGGCCAAGACGAAGGGGCTGCAGAGCGGAGTGGACATTGGCGTCAAATACTCAGAGAAACAGGAGCGCAACTTTGACGACGCCACCATGAAGGCGGGCCAGTGCGTCATTGGGCTCCAGGTGGGCTCCCGGTGCCTCTGACCCTGGCCCGCCCCGGTGGGGTGGGGGCTTCTAATGTGACCTGGGCCCGATGAGCCCCGTGTCCCCTCAAGTTCAGGGCGGGGTCTAGAGGCCTGGCGGGGGCACCTGACCTCTCCTGCCCGCCTCCCTGCAGATGGGCACAAACAAGTGTGCCAGCC contains these protein-coding regions:
- the CNN2 gene encoding calponin-2 isoform X1, which gives rise to MSSTQFNKGPSYGLSAEVKNRLLSKYDPQKEAELRSWIEGLTGLSIGPDFQKGLKDGVVLCTLMNKLQPGSVPKINRSMQNWHQLENLSNFIKAMVSYGMNPVDLFEANDLFESGNMTQVQVSLLALAGKAKTKGLQSGVDIGVKYSEKQERNFDDATMKAGQCVIGLQMGTNKCASQSGMTAYGTRRHLYDPKNHILPPMDHSTISLQMGTNKCASQVGMTAPGTRRHIYDTKLGTDKCDNSSLSLQMGYTQGANQSGQVFGLGRQIYDAKYCPQGPAADGGAVAAGDGPAEAPEYAPYRQEEAGH
- the CNN2 gene encoding calponin-2 isoform X2, whose product is MSSTQFNKGPSYGLSAEVKNRLLSKYDPQKEAELRSWIEGLTGLSIGPDFQKGLKDGVVLCTLMNKLQPGSVPKINRSMQNWHQLENLSNFIKAMVSYGMNPVDLFEANDLFESGNMTQVQVSLLALAGKAKTKGLQSGVDIGVKYSEKQERNFDDATMKAGQCVIGLQMGTNKCASQVGMTAPGTRRHIYDTKLGTDKCDNSSLSLQMGYTQGANQSGQVFGLGRQIYDAKYCPQGPAADGGAVAAGDGPAEAPEYAPYRQEEAGH